Part of the Streptomyces europaeiscabiei genome is shown below.
TACGGCGTCGATGGCGGGCCTCATCTGGCCGACGTCGTTGAGCGCGTCGAAGATCCGGAAGATGTCGATGCCGGTCTCGGTGGCCTCCTGGACGAAGGCGTCGGTGACCTCGGTCGGGTACGGCGTGTACCCGACGGTGTTGCGGCCGCGCAGCAGCATCTGGAGGCAGATGTTGGGCGCGGCGGCACGGAACGCGGCCAGGCGCTCCCAGGGGTCCTCGGCGAGGAAGCGGAGGGCGACGTCGTAGGTGGCGCCGCCCCAGCACTCCAGGGAGAGCAGCTGCGGCAGGGTCCGGGCGACCACGGGGGCGACGGCGAGCATGTCCTTCGTACGGACCCGGGTGGCGAGCAGCGACTGGTGGGCGTCCCGGAACGTGGTGTCGGTGACACCGATGGTCGGGGACTCGCGCAGCCAGCGGGCGAAGCCCTCCGGGCCCAGCTCGACGAGCTTCTGCTTCGAGCCGGCCGGCGGTTCGGCGACGGTGGGGAGCGGCAGCTTGGTGGACGGGTCGATCAGGTCGGGTCGTGCGCCGTTCGGCTTGTTCACGGTCACGTCGGCCAGATAGGTGAGCAGCTTCGTGCCCCGGTCGGCCGAGTGGCGGGAGGTGAGCAGGTGCGGGCGCTGCTCGATGAACGAGGTGGTGACGTTGCCGGACTGGAAGTCGGGGTCGTCGAGGACCGCCTGCAGGAACGGGATGTTCGTGGCGACGCCGCGGATGCGGAACTCGGCGACCGCGCGGCGGGCCCGGTTGACGGCGGTGGTGAAGTCCCGGCCCCGGCAGGTCAGCTTGACCAGCATGGAGTCGAAGTGGGCGCTGATCTCCGTACCGGCGTGGGTGGTGCCGCCGTCGAGCCGGATACCGGAGCCGCCGGGCGAGCGGTAGGCGCTGATGCGGCCGGTGTCCGGGCGGAAGCCGTTGGCCGGGTCCTCGGTGGTGATACGGCACTGGAGGGCGGCGCCGCGCAGGGTGACCGTCTCCTGGGACAGCCCGAGGTCGGCGAGCGTGGCCCCGGCGGCGATCCGGAGCTGGGACTGCACGAGGTCGACGTCGGTGACCTCCTCGGTGACCGTGTGCTCGACCTGGATGCGGGGGTTCATCTCGATGAAGACGTGGTTGCCGTCGCGGTCGAGGAGGAACTCGACGGTGCCCGCGTTGCGATAGCCGATCTCGCGGGCGAACCGTACGGCGTCGGCGCAGATCCGGTCGCGCAGGGCCGGGTCGAGGTTCGGGGCCGGGGCCAGCTCGATGACCTTCTGGTGGCGGCGCTGCACCGAACAGTCGCGTTCGAAGAGGTGGATGACGTTGCCGTGGCCGTCGGCGAGGATCTGCACCTCGATGTGGCGGGGCTCGACGACGGCCTTCTCCAGGAAGACGGTGGGGTCGCCGAACGCGGAGGCGGCCTCGCGGGACGCCGCCTCGATGGACTCGCGCAGCGCGGCGGGGTCCTCGACGCGGCGCATACCGCGTCCGCCGCCGCCGGCGACGGCCTTGACGAACACGGGGAAGCCGACGTCGTCGGCGGCGCGGACCAGTTCGTCGACGTCGGTGGAGGGCTCGGAGGAGCCGAGGACCGGTACGCCGGCGGCGCGGGCGGCGGCCACCGCGCGCGCCTTGTTGCCCGTCAGTTCCAGAATGTGCGCGCTGGGGCCGACGAAGGTGATGCCCGCCTCCTCGCACGCCCGGGCCAGCTCGGGGTTCTCGGACAGGAACCCGTAGCCGGGGTAGACGGCGTCGGCGCCCGCAAGGCGGGCTGCGCGCATGATCTCCTCGACGGAGAGATACGCCCGCACGGGGTGTCCCGGTTCGCCGATCTCATAGGCCTCGTCGGCCTTGAGCCGGTGCAGCGAGTTGCGGTCCTCGTGGGGGAACACGGCGACTGTCCGCGCGCCCACTTCGTAGCCTGCACGGAACGCGCGGATCGCGATCTCGCCACGGTTGGCGACCAGTACCTTGCGGAGCATTCCGGATCCCTTCGGCCTGCCTGGTGAGGAACACCATGGTCGCGGCAATACGGCCGACGTGCCATGAGAGCCCCGTCACTGACAGGTGATCGGAGGTCTGGCCTACGTGACGGGGATCGTGCGGGCAGCATGCCCGCACTCCGGTCACCCCCGCACCGCGAACTGACTCCCCGTCTTCTCGCCGTCGTCCGTGACCGCCGCGGCCACACAGCGGAAGACGCGCAGCCCCTTGTCCCATTCGGCCGCCGACGGCGGGATGATGTCGACGTTCCACTCGTCCGCGATGTCACGGCCGGCGGCGGTCATCGTCGCGGCCATCACCTTCTGTGAGCACAGCGCCTTGACGTCCGGGTGTTTGATCAGGTCCCGCGCGTTGTTGGTCATGCCGTCCTCCGGCAGCGGCGCGATCGCGAAGGTCTCCCACACGTGCTTGGTCTGGCAGTCCGCACGGCTGACGGTGACGATGCCGGAGATGTCGACGATGCCGCTCCAGCACTCCGGGGTCGCGACGCACCGGCCACCCACGCCGTCGACGTCGGTCGCGGGGCAGTTCTCCGTGGTGGTCGCCGCCCCGAACCCAGAGGTGCCTTTGTCCTCGGCGGTGGCACCGGCGGACGGCGAGTCGGCGGTGGCGGAGCCGCCCCCATCACCGTCGTCCGTGCCGCCGTTCTGGTACGTCACCACGGTGACCGACACGCTCACGGAGACGGCCACGGCCGCCAGTACGGCGATCACCGCCGGCCGACGCCGCGCCGCCCCCTTCCGCCCACCGTCGCCGTCGCCACCGGGCCCGGGGACGACGGTGGTACCACCCGCACCGCCCGCCTCAGGGACCACGGTCGTACCGCCCCCGTACGGCGGCGCGTCCCCGTACGGCGGCTTCGTCGTGGGCGGCACGGCCCCGTACGGCGGCATCGTCGTGGGCGGGGCACCCCGGTAAGGGGGCATCGTCGTCATGCCGGGCGCCGGCCCGAAGCCACCGCCACCTCCCGCTCCCCCACCGCCGCCTCGCAGGTCCACTGTGTCGAGGTCGACGGCGGCGAGGGCGTCGCGGAACGCGCCCGCGTCGGACATGCGGTGGGCGGGGTCGGCCGCGAGGGCGTACCGGAGCGCCGAGTTGAAGGCGGGCGGCAGCCCGGGGAGGTCGGCGTACGGCCAGGTGTGGCGCACGATCAGTTCGGCGAGGCTGAGCTGGGTGCCGTCCTCCGGGTAGTGCGGCGGGCGGCCGCACAACAGGGCGTAGACGGTCGCGGCCAGTGAGTACACGTCGCCGGCCGGGGTGGGGTCCGCCATGTGGAAGGCCTCGGGCGGCGCGTACGCGGGGGTCAACGCCTCCCGGGTCACGGACAGTTCTCGTCCCGGCTGAGGCATGGCGGCCAGGCCGAAGTCGGTGAGGGCGACACCCCCGTACCGGTTGACCATGACGTTGCCGGGCTTGATGTCGCGGTGCAGCACCCCGGCGGCGTGGGCGGCGGCCACCGCGTCGGCCAGGCCCACCCCGATGTCGCGTGCCTCCTTGGCCGGGAACGCGCCCTGCCGGTGCAGCCGGTCGCCCAGGGAGCCGCCGGGGCACAGCTCCAGCACCATGTAGGGGCGGTTGTCGGCGAGGACCCCGGCGTCGTACACCGGAACCACATGGGGGTGTCCGGACAGTTGCCCGGCGGCCGTGACCTCGCGCATGAAGCGCTGCCGGTCGCGCGGTGTGGACAGCACCCTGCTGTCCACCTTCAGCGCGACCTCCCGACCCACGGCCAGCTGCCGCGCCCGGTACACCGTGGCGAATCCGCCCTGTCCCAGGACTTCGTCGATCTCGTATCCGGGCAGGTCCGTTCTTCCGGGCCCCATGGTGTCGTACCCCCAGCGCGCAGCCCCGGCCAGGACGTCCGCCCGAGGTGAGGCGAGACTCTAGCCGAGCCCGGTGACACCGGGACGCCGGGTTCGGCCACCGAGCGGCGCCGTCGTTCGGACCAGGGGGCCCAGGTCGCCCTCGAGGACGGTCCGGGTGATCTCCGGGTGATCGGGGGGCGGTCCCACAGGGCGAGGATCTCGGCGCTGGGGTCGACGGCCCGGAGGGGGTGCCGGTCGCCGTGCACCACGATGGAGGCAGCCGGCATCCGGCGAACGTGGCGAAGCGACCGTCACGGAGGGCCGTCCCCCGGCCGAGCCCACACCTCGCGAAGGCCCAGCTGAGCGCCACCACGCAGCTAGTTAAATCGTTTCATTCCCCGGGAATTCACTTGCGCCCCACCTATTGACCGGATTCGACGCGGAACCCTAACCTCCGGGCAATCGCATTGAAACCTTTCATGATGCGACTCTCATGAACCGGCCCCTACGACCGAAGGTGCACCATGGCTCAGGACGTCTCACGGCGAAGACTTCTCCAGTTCGGCGGCATCGCGGCCGCCTCCGTCGTCCTGTCCGGGCCCCGGGCCTTCTCCGCCTCCGGCCCGGTGGGCATGGCCGCTGCCGCGGAGGCGACGCCCGCGCCGACCGGGATGCTCACGGATCTGCTGCCGCAGGCCCTCGGTACCAGCGCCGGGCAGAACCCTCGCTTCAGCTGGCAGGTGCCGGACCTCCGCGAGGGCACCGTGCAGCGCGCCTACCAGCTCCAACTGGCGGCCACCCCGGGCGGTTTCGAGGACGACGACCAGTTGGTGTGGGACTCCGGGAAGCTGGACTCCGTCGACTCCACGGCCGTACCGTACGGCGGACCGGCGCTGAAGCCCCGTACGGCCTACTGGTGGCGGGTCAGAAGCTGGGTCAACAAGCGTTCGGCCTGGTCGGAGCCCGTCCTGCTGGCCACCTCGGTCGAGGACGAGTGGGAGGCGAAGCCGATCTGGGTGCCGGCCGGGCCGGTGATGACCGACGGCACCTTCACCGTCCGCGTGAAGATCACCGCCGTGGCGGCCGGCCTGTGGTTCCGGGCCACGAGCACCGCCAACAACTACATGTGGCAGCTACGCGCGGGCACCACCGGTGTGCTGCGCAAGCACGTCTGCGTGAACGGCACGTACACCGTGCTCGGTGAGGTGAAACTGCCGTTCGCGGTCACCGCCGGGGAGTGGGTCGACCTGGGCGTCACCATGACGGGAGCCACCTTCACCACCACCGTCAACGGCACCGTCGTCGACACCACCACCGACAGCCGCTACGCCTCCGGCAACGTCGGCCTGCGCAACGGCAGCACCGAGTCCCAGACCTATGACCGGGTCACCTTCACGGCGGCCGACGGCACGGTCCTCCTCGACGACGACTTCGCCTCCGACAAGGGCACCTTCGCCACCGGCACGGTCTCGGGGGGCGTTCTCACCTTCCCGACCGGTGCCTCCTCGCTCTCCTCCTACGGGGCCGACGACACATGGGCGCTCCTGCGCCACGAGTACGACACGAAGGCCGGCAAGGAGATAGCGGCGGCGATCCTCTATGTGGCGGCCACCTCGCCCGATCCGGCCCGGCAGTACGTCGCGAAGGTGTGGAGCAACGGCACGACGGTCGGCTACGCCTCCGTCCGCTCCGGCGCCGGGACCGCCTACCAGGCCTTCGACGTGACCTCCACCCTGCGGGCGGACGGGAAGGCCAACGCGCTGGCCGCACTGTGCTGGACCACCTCGCAGCAGAAGTTCCTCGCCCAGCTGGAGATCACGTACACCGACGGCAGCCGGTCGACGGTCGCCTCCGGGGACGGCTGGAAGGCGCGCCGCCAGGCCGGGCTGCTGCCCTCGAAGGGCAGTGCGGGCAGCAGCTACTTCACCGTTCCGCAGGAGTACTGGGACCTGCGCCGCGAGCCCGTGGGCTGGACGAAGCCCGGCTTCGACGACGGCGACTGGCTCAAGCCGGTGGTCCGTACCGCGATCGACGGTCTCGTCCCCGCGCTGATCGAGGCGATACGGCCGCACGACGTCACCCCCGCCTCCGTCACCGAGGTGGCCGACGGCCGCTGGCTGGTCGACCTCGGCCGGGAGATCGTCGGCGGACTGGCCCTGGAGGTCACCGGCGGGGCGGGCGACACCGTCGAGGTGCGGCTCGGCGAGGAGCTGAACACGGACGGCACGGTCAAGTACCAGCTGCGCGCCACCAACACCTACCGCGAGGTGTGGACCCTGCGGGACGGCGAGCAGCGCTTCGAGCACTGGGGCTACCGCGGCTTCCGCTGGGCCGAACTGCGCACCACGCTCGACCTGTCGAAGGCGGTCGTCACCGGCCGCGCCTGGAAACTCGACTGGAACGACTCGGACGCCTCGTTCCGCAGCTCCGACGCCGACCTGGACCGGGTGTGGGAGCTGTGCCGCTACTCCATCGAGGCCACCCGCGGCGACCTCTACACGGACACACCCACCCGTGAGCGCGGCCCCTACGAGGGCGACGCGCTGATCAACCAGCTCTCCGAGTACGGCGTGCAGCGCTCGTACGCCCTGGCCCGCTGGTCGAACGACTATCTGGCCCGCAAGGGCACCTGGCCCACCGAGTACCGGCTGATGTGCGCGATCTCCGCGTGGGAGGACTATCTCGCCACGGGCGACGACCGCCAGCTCGCCAAGGACTACGACCTGCTGACCGCGAAGAACCTCACCTCGTACCTGGACTCCCAGGGACTGGTCCGCAAGGCGCCCGGCAGCACCAGCCAGAACCTCGGCGACCTGGTCGACTGGCCCGCCGCCAGCAGGGACGGCTATGTGTTCACCAACGTCAACACGGTCGTCAACGCCTTCCAGTACGCGGCCTTCGAGGCTCTCGCCGGGTGCGCCGCGGCCCTCGGCAAGGACGCCGACGCGACCGCCCTGCGCGGCAGGGCCGACACCCTCGCCACCGCGATGCGCGCCACCCTCCTCGACAGTGCGGGCGGACGCTTCCTCGACGGCGTCGGCACCACTCACAGCGCCCAGCACGCGACCGCCTTCCCGGTGGCGCTCGGTGTCGCGGACGCCCTGGACGACAAGGTGCTGGCCAGGCTGGGCGACACCCTGGCGGCGGGCGGCATGAAGGTGAGCGTGTACGGGTCGCAGTTCCTGCTCGACGCGCTGTTCCGGCTGGGCCGCTCCGACGCCGCCCTCGCCCTGCTCACCTCCACGGCCACCAACTCGTGGCTGCACATGCTGGACGCGCTCAAGGCGACCATCGTCACGGAGGCGTGGGACCCCGCGCTGAAGTCCAACATGACGCTCTCGCACGCCTGGGCGTCCGCGCCGGCCAACGCCGTGGCCCGGCACATCCTCGGCGTGCAGGTCACCGAGCCCGGCGCGGCCGGGTTCCGGATCCGGCCCAGGACCGGGTCGCTGACCGAGGTCGACGGTACGGTGCCCTCCCTGCGCGGGCCGGTCTCGGTCCAGGTGCAGCGCTCCGGGGACACGCACACCACCCGGGTCACCTTGCCACCGAACTCCACTGCCGTGCTGGAGGTGGAGATCGGGGACGCCTCCCCGAAGGCGTACCGGGTGAAGGCGGTCACGCCGCGCGGGGAGGGAAGCGCGAAGGTCGAGTCGTTCACCGACCTCACGGGCACGGTGCTGCGGATAGGCCTGCTCGGCTCGGGTACGACGGAGGTGCGCCGCAAGACCTCCTGAGCCTCTCGCGGGGCGGAAGTGGCCGAAACCCGGAATGCGCGCCCCCGCTGAGCTAGCCTCAACATCCTTGGGGGCGAACTGACGTACGCCAAAAGTCATTTCGGGGGTGTTGTGTCAGACCAGCGGCCGGTGCCGCCATCATCGACGGCGGACAGGGCTCCGGCGCTGCGGCAGGCAGGTGCTCTGCCTCTGCGCCCCGGCGACCCGGACCGTATCGGTCCCTATGTGTCGCTGGGGCTGCTCGGCAGCGGCGGAATGGGGCGCGTCTACCTGGCGCGCCCCGCGGACGGCAAGCCCGACCTCGTCGCGGTGAAGGTGATCAGACCGGAATACGCGGAGGACATCCGGTTCCGCCGCCGATTCGAGCAGGAGGCGGCGGTGCACAGCCGGGTGCGCACGCCGCGCATGCCGCGCCTGGCCGGCACGGGCTTCCGGGACGAACTGCTGTGGATGGCCACCGAGTATCTGCCGGGGCTCGATCTGGCGGTGGCCGTGGACGAGGACGGCCCCCTGCCGGCCGTCGCCGTCCGGCGGCTGGTGGCGGAGCTGGGACAGGCCCTGGCCGACCTCTCCGCCGCGGGGATCGTGCACCGGGACCTGAAGCCGTCCAACGTGCTGCTGTCCGCCCAGGGCGCGCACGTCATCGACTTCGGCATCGCGAAGGCCGCCGACGCGAGCGCGATCACCGGCACCGGCAACCGGGTCGGCACCCCGGCCTACATGTCTCCGGAGTACCTGCGGACCGGCGAGTGCGACACGGCCTCGGACGTGTTCTCCCTGGCCTGCACCCTGGTCTTCGCGGCGACCGGCAGCGCCCCGTTCGGCGACGGCACCGGCGTCGACGTCATGCACCGGGTGGCGTTCGAGGAGCCCAACCCGGATGTGCTCGCCGAGATCGCGACGACCGACGCGAAGCTCGCCTCGCTGCTCTCCGCCTGCCTGGCCAAGGAGCCGGGACAGCGGCCGACACCGGGGCAGCTGATCGAGGCGGTCGCGTCCGGCTCCCCGGGCTCCGAGGCGGCCGGGCACGACTTCCCCGGTTCCGAGGCGGCCGTACCGTACGGGACGTTCGACTGGCCCGAACCACTGGGCGGCCGCGTGCTCGCCCGGCAGCGGGCGTGCGAGACGCTGCGCCGCGTCCCCCTCGAACAGCCCGGCCCCGAACCGCTGGGGAAGGCGGCGGGAGCGGCCGCCGCCGACGTGGCGCCGAGTCCGTCCGCCGACGTGTCGGCCCCGCCGTCACGTCCGACGCCGCGCGGCACCCGGCCCCGGAACCGCCGCAAGCGGGTGCTGATCGGCGCCGCCGGGCTGGCGATGTGCATGGCGGTCGCCGGTGGCGTTGCACTCACCCTCCTGAGCCCCGCCACCACCACGGCCTCACCACAGGGGGGTACGACGGTTTCCGCCGACGCCCTGCCCGGCGACGCGGCCTCGGCGTCGGCGACAGCGCGCTCGGACCGTACGGACACCACCCCCGACGGCGGATCGGGGACCTCGGAGGTGTCCGGCAAGGACGAGCGAGCCTCGGCCGACGGCGACACCCCGCGCCCCGACTCGTCCGCTTCCGGCACCGACTCCGGCACCGACGAGGACCCGGACACCGGGTCCTCCGCGCCCGCCCCGGGAACCAGCGCGCCCCCCGAGACCACGCCGACCCCGAGCGACGCGCCCACCGAGCCCACGACCCCGGCCTGGCTCACGGACTGCACGTACTACTACGGCAACGGACGCACCCGCCTCGGGGACAGCGGCCAACGCGTCCTACAGGTGCAGTGCATGCTGTCCAAGCGGGGCTACGGCCTCGGAGGCGGCGGTGTGGACGGCGAGTTCGACGACGGGACGAAGGCCGCGGTGCAGAGTTTCCAGCAGGACAAGGGACTGCTCGTCACCGACGGCGTCGTACGTCCGCGTGTCTGGAAGGCGTTGCGCTCCACGGAGTGAGGCGGGCGGCTCGCACAGCCGTGCCGGTCAGTCGACGAACAGTCCACGCGCCGCGGCCCGCGCGTCGAACTCCTCCAGGTGGGCCTGGGCGTCCGGGAGGGCGTCGCACATCGCCTCCAGCAGGACCTGACCCAGCAGCATGGGGGCGCCGACGGTGTCGAAGACCAGGCCGGTACCCACGGCGGCGGGGAGCAGCAGGTCGCTGTGGGCGGCGACCGGGGCGAAGGTCCCGTCGGCGACCGTCACCACCGTCAGGCCCGCGGCACGGGCATGGGCGAGGGCGTCGAGAAGTTCGCGCGGGTGGCGGGGCAGTGCGAAGCACAGCAACGCGCTCGCCCCGGCCTGCCGGGTAGCGTCGATGCGGTCGGCGAGCAGTGAGCCGCCCTCGTCGAGCAGCCGTACGTCGGTGTGGACCTTCGCCGCCAAGTAGGCGAAGCCGCGTGCCTGGGCGGCGGAGGCGCGCAACCCGAGCACCGGCAGCGGCCGGGAGGCGGCGAGCAGGCGGCCCGCGCGTTCGACGGGTTCGGGGTCGGTGAGCAGGGACGCCAGATGACGCAGATTGTCGATCTCGGCCTGCACGGCGCGCTGGTAAGGGTTGGCCGACCGTCCGTCGAAGCCCTGCCCCGCGGGTGCGACCGTTCGCAGATGGGCGCGCAGTGCCGGATAGCCGTCGAAGCCGAGGGCGACGGCGAAGCGGGTCACCGACGGCTGGCTCACACCGGCCAGGTGGGCCAGTGCCACGCTCGACAGATAGGGCACGTCCGCCGCCTGCCGGACGAGGCAGTGCGCGATGCGGCGCTGTGTCGGGGTGAGCCGACGGCCCTCGAAGAGCTGCTGCAGCCGCGCGGCCGCGCCGACTCCACCGTGTCCTTCGGTGCCGACGCCCTGAGGTCTCCCGGTGCCGACTCCGCCGGACCCTTGGGTGTCGACGGCGTCCGTCATCTGGTCTCCCGGCCGGTCGTCGTGTTCGGTCCCCTCCCCCTGCCCGGCGGGGTCCACGGTGCCGGGCAGGAGCGGGGGCGGACGGTGTGGGCGTGGCCGAGAACGGTCAGCCCGCGAGGCCGGTGGACGTCAGCCAGTCCTTGGCGACGATGTCGGCGTCCTCCTTGTCGTTGGCGAGCCTCTTCATCATCTCCAGCAGGTCCTCGGTGGTGAGCTTGGCGGAGACGGCGTTGAGCGCTTCCTTCGCCTTGTCGTTCACCGCGTCCTTGTAGACGAGTGGCGTGACGTTCTGCGAGGAGAAGAGGTTCTTCGGGTCCTCCAGGACGACCAGCTTGTCCGCGACGATGGCGGGGTCGGTGGTGTAGAGGTTGGCGGCCTGCACCTTGTCGTCCTTCAGCAGCTTCACCAGGGTGGCCTGGGCACCCGCGTCGAGCGGCTGGAACTTCCCGAACTCCACGCCGTAGACCTTCTTCAGGCCTACGCCTCCCTGCGTGCGGGTCTTGAACTCCGACCCGGCCCCGATCGTCATGTCCCCGGCGACCGGCTTGAGGTCGGCGAGGGTCTTGAGGTTGTACTCGGCGGCGGTCTCGGCGGTGACCGTCACCGAGTCCTTGTCCTCGGCCGCGGCGGAGTCGAGGATCTCCACCGACGCCGGCAGCTTCGCCTTCAGTTCGGCGTTGATGTCCTCGGTGCTGGTCGCGGTGCTGTTCTTGTCGACCGCCACCGTCAGCAGGGCGCCGTTGTACTCGGGGAAGACGTCTATGCCGCCCTTGACCACCTGGTCGTAGTAGACCTCGCGGGCGCCGATGTCGAACTTCCGGGTCACCTTCAGGCCCTTGCCCTCCAGGGCCTGTGCGTAGATCTCGGCGAGAAGCTGGTTCTCGGGGAAGTTCGCCGAGCCTACGACGATGGCGTCGCCGCCGGCGCCGGCGCTGTCGCCCGCCAGCGGATTGTCGTCGCTGTCACCGCCACCGCCGCAGGCGGTCAGCGTGAGCGCGGTGATGAGGCCGAACGCGGCGCCTCGGTACATGCCTCGCATGGGTTGTCCTCTCTCGGAGCCCGGAAGCTCGAAAAATTCAGAAACAGAAACAGAAACAGATTCGGGATGCGGGATGCGGGTCTGGGACGCGCGAATTCAGGACTTGGACGCCGTGGCCCTCAGACCCGGCGAGACGATCAGGCGCCGCAGCGCGGTGAACACCATCTGGACGACGAGCGCGAGGGCGACGACGACCGTGGAACCACCGATGACCAACTCGTAGTCGTTGCGGGAGAGTCCGTCGACGATGTAGCGGCCCAGGCCGCCGAGGCCGGGGTAGGCGGCGACGGTGGCGGTGGCCACGACCTGGATCGCGGCGACCCGCAGTCCGAGGAGGATCAGCGGCAGCGCCATCGGTACCTCGACCCGGGCCAGGACCTCCCACTCGGTCATGCCGACCCCGCGCGCCGCGTCCCGGGTGGCGGGGTCCACGCCCCGTACCCCCTCGAAGGTGTTGATGAGGATCGGCGGAACCGCGAGCGCGACCAGCGCGACCAGCACGGGCGCGGTGCTGAGCCCCGCGAGCGTGACCACGAGGACGACCAGACCGAAGGTGGGGATCGCGCGGGCGAGGTTCGCCACGCTGGCCACGGCGAAGGCGCCACGGCCGGTGTGGCCGACGAGCAGTCCGAATGTCAGCCCGATGACGGCGGCGAACAGCAACGACAGCCCGCTGTAGGTGAGATGCTCCAGCAGCCGCTGCGGGATGCCCTCGTCGCCGTGCCACTGCGCCGAGGACGTCAGCCAGTCCCCCACGAGCTCCATCTGGTTCAGGAAATCGTTCATGCCGACGTCACCTTGTTCCGGGACCACGGGGTGAGCAGCCGCTGCGCCAGGACCAGCAACGCGTCGGTGGCGAGCGCGAGCAGCATGATCAGGACGATCGCGGTGACGATCGGGGTGGGGAAGTCGAGCTGGAGACCGCGGGTGATGTAGTAGCCGAGGCCACCCTGTCCGATCAGCTGTCCTACGGCGACGAGGCTGATGGACGAGACGGCGGCGACCCGTACGCCGGCGATGACCACGGGTACGGCGATGGGCAGCTCGACCTGGACGACCCGGCGTACGGCGCCGAATCCCATGGCGGTGGCCGCGAGCCGGACGGGCTCGGGGACCGAGGCGAGGCCGTCGACCACGTTGGGGACCAGCACCGACAGGGTGTAGAGCGTCAGCGGGATCATCACCGTCTG
Proteins encoded:
- a CDS encoding protein kinase domain-containing protein yields the protein MPPSSTADRAPALRQAGALPLRPGDPDRIGPYVSLGLLGSGGMGRVYLARPADGKPDLVAVKVIRPEYAEDIRFRRRFEQEAAVHSRVRTPRMPRLAGTGFRDELLWMATEYLPGLDLAVAVDEDGPLPAVAVRRLVAELGQALADLSAAGIVHRDLKPSNVLLSAQGAHVIDFGIAKAADASAITGTGNRVGTPAYMSPEYLRTGECDTASDVFSLACTLVFAATGSAPFGDGTGVDVMHRVAFEEPNPDVLAEIATTDAKLASLLSACLAKEPGQRPTPGQLIEAVASGSPGSEAAGHDFPGSEAAVPYGTFDWPEPLGGRVLARQRACETLRRVPLEQPGPEPLGKAAGAAAADVAPSPSADVSAPPSRPTPRGTRPRNRRKRVLIGAAGLAMCMAVAGGVALTLLSPATTTASPQGGTTVSADALPGDAASASATARSDRTDTTPDGGSGTSEVSGKDERASADGDTPRPDSSASGTDSGTDEDPDTGSSAPAPGTSAPPETTPTPSDAPTEPTTPAWLTDCTYYYGNGRTRLGDSGQRVLQVQCMLSKRGYGLGGGGVDGEFDDGTKAAVQSFQQDKGLLVTDGVVRPRVWKALRSTE
- a CDS encoding MurR/RpiR family transcriptional regulator, producing the protein MTDAVDTQGSGGVGTGRPQGVGTEGHGGVGAAARLQQLFEGRRLTPTQRRIAHCLVRQAADVPYLSSVALAHLAGVSQPSVTRFAVALGFDGYPALRAHLRTVAPAGQGFDGRSANPYQRAVQAEIDNLRHLASLLTDPEPVERAGRLLAASRPLPVLGLRASAAQARGFAYLAAKVHTDVRLLDEGGSLLADRIDATRQAGASALLCFALPRHPRELLDALAHARAAGLTVVTVADGTFAPVAAHSDLLLPAAVGTGLVFDTVGAPMLLGQVLLEAMCDALPDAQAHLEEFDARAAARGLFVD
- a CDS encoding ABC transporter substrate-binding protein, whose protein sequence is MYRGAAFGLITALTLTACGGGGDSDDNPLAGDSAGAGGDAIVVGSANFPENQLLAEIYAQALEGKGLKVTRKFDIGAREVYYDQVVKGGIDVFPEYNGALLTVAVDKNSTATSTEDINAELKAKLPASVEILDSAAAEDKDSVTVTAETAAEYNLKTLADLKPVAGDMTIGAGSEFKTRTQGGVGLKKVYGVEFGKFQPLDAGAQATLVKLLKDDKVQAANLYTTDPAIVADKLVVLEDPKNLFSSQNVTPLVYKDAVNDKAKEALNAVSAKLTTEDLLEMMKRLANDKEDADIVAKDWLTSTGLAG
- a CDS encoding ABC transporter permease, with translation MNDFLNQMELVGDWLTSSAQWHGDEGIPQRLLEHLTYSGLSLLFAAVIGLTFGLLVGHTGRGAFAVASVANLARAIPTFGLVVLVVTLAGLSTAPVLVALVALAVPPILINTFEGVRGVDPATRDAARGVGMTEWEVLARVEVPMALPLILLGLRVAAIQVVATATVAAYPGLGGLGRYIVDGLSRNDYELVIGGSTVVVALALVVQMVFTALRRLIVSPGLRATASKS
- a CDS encoding ABC transporter permease produces the protein MSDDEPLVRWQWIADHTAELAEYTGIHLRLGLLPVLFGLIISVPLGILCHRWRWLYPPVLTVSNILYSIPSLALFMIFVRYTGLTEQTVMIPLTLYTLSVLVPNVVDGLASVPEPVRLAATAMGFGAVRRVVQVELPIAVPVVIAGVRVAAVSSISLVAVGQLIGQGGLGYYITRGLQLDFPTPIVTAIVLIMLLALATDALLVLAQRLLTPWSRNKVTSA